The Dethiosulfovibrio peptidovorans DSM 11002 nucleotide sequence CGCAAATACCGGCGTGTCCGTTGCTATGTTCGATATAAATGGCGATGCCGGTCCGGCGAGGAGTGCCGAGATCGAAGGAGATTCTGAGTTTTTTCTGTGTGACGTGACCGATAGCGGTAGTTGTTCTTGCTGCATTGACGCTGCCTTGGAGAGGTTCGGGCGTATAGACGTATTGGTCAACTGCGCCGGTGTCGCGAGACGAAACGATGTGGTGGGGTTGAGCGAGAGCGATTGGGATCTGGCTCTCGGGGTGACGCTGAAAAGCGTATTCCTGATGTCTAAGTTCGTGGTTCCCCATATGAGGAGACAAGGCAGAGGTCGAATAGTCAACATAGGTTCTGGGTGGAGTTTCAAAGGAGGGCCTAAAGCCGTTTCATACTGTGCTGCCAAAGGAGGGGTTTGGAACATGACTAGGGCTATGGCCATAGATCTGGGACCGGACAACATAAACGTGAACTGCGTGTGTCCCGGAGATATCGATACCCCTATGTTAAAAAGCGAGTGCGAGCAGTTAGGTGGGGTGTACGACGAGAACTACAGAGAGGAGTGTTCTAAAAGGCCGATCAAAAGGCTGGGAACCCCGGAGGACGTGGCCAAATGTGTTTTCTTTCTAGCTAGCGACATGTCTCCTTGGGTGACCGGAAGTAGTTTGGTCGTCGATGGCGGCGGGATTGCATAGATTTTAACTTCAGGAGGTCTGTCATGAAAAAAGTGTATCCCTATATACCGAACTCGGCACCGGAAGCACAGAAAGAGATGCTCGAGTATATAGGAGTCCAATCCATAGACGATTTGCTTGTCGACATACCGAAAGAACTTCGGATCAGAGGAGGTTTGAAGCTTCCCCGTCCATGTCTTTCGGAGGCGGAACTCCGTCGACATATGGACGGAATAATCGACAAAAACATCCCGGCAGGTAGGAGTATATCCTTTCTCGGAGCTGGTTGTTACAACCATCAGGTTCCGGCGGTGGTGGACGAGGTAGTCTCTTCAGCCGAGTTCCTGACAGCCTATGCTGGCGAACCCTACGAGGATCACGGGCGTTTTCAGGCTCTCTTTGAATATCAGAGCATGATGGCCGAGCTTCTGGACGTGGATGTCTGTAACGTCCCGACCTACGACGGAGCTCAGGCGGCTGCGACCTCGCTCAGAATGGCTTCCCGTGTTAGCGGTCGAAATGTGATCCTATTGGCTGGAGCTATCGATCCTGATCGCAGGGCGGTTATCGAAACGTATCTGGATCCGGTTCTTTCTGTCGAATATCTGGGTTACGACGAGAAAACAGGGCTGGTAAATCCAGCCGAACTGAAAGAGATTTTGAACGATAAGGTCGCGGCGGTATACGTCGAGAATCCCTCCTTCCTGGGGTCGATTGAGGAAAGGGGAGCTTCTATAGCTCAAATTGCTCACGATGAGGGAGCGCTTTTCGTCGTATACGTCGATCCGAGTTCTCTGGGTGTTTTAACCCCTCCATCTCGATACGGGGCAGATATCTCCTGTGGAGATATCCAATCTTTGGGGATTCACATGAACTACGGTACCGGTGG carries:
- a CDS encoding SDR family NAD(P)-dependent oxidoreductase, which codes for MIDLNEFFGMKGKVALVTGSASGIGLGISRFFANTGVSVAMFDINGDAGPARSAEIEGDSEFFLCDVTDSGSCSCCIDAALERFGRIDVLVNCAGVARRNDVVGLSESDWDLALGVTLKSVFLMSKFVVPHMRRQGRGRIVNIGSGWSFKGGPKAVSYCAAKGGVWNMTRAMAIDLGPDNINVNCVCPGDIDTPMLKSECEQLGGVYDENYREECSKRPIKRLGTPEDVAKCVFFLASDMSPWVTGSSLVVDGGGIA
- the gcvPA gene encoding aminomethyl-transferring glycine dehydrogenase subunit GcvPA codes for the protein MKKVYPYIPNSAPEAQKEMLEYIGVQSIDDLLVDIPKELRIRGGLKLPRPCLSEAELRRHMDGIIDKNIPAGRSISFLGAGCYNHQVPAVVDEVVSSAEFLTAYAGEPYEDHGRFQALFEYQSMMAELLDVDVCNVPTYDGAQAAATSLRMASRVSGRNVILLAGAIDPDRRAVIETYLDPVLSVEYLGYDEKTGLVNPAELKEILNDKVAAVYVENPSFLGSIEERGASIAQIAHDEGALFVVYVDPSSLGVLTPPSRYGADISCGDIQSLGIHMNYGTGGGFIATKDDPRIVEEYPSRLFSLAPTSGGEWGFGDVLWERTSFANRETAKEFVGTHSALWGIGAGVYLATMGPRGMEDLGRGIMQRSLYAKKRLSEIPGVSTDRFGSVSFKEFVVDFNHTGKCVKDINEYLLGKGIFGGKDISSDFKELGQCALFCVTEMISAEDIDFLVETLRDCLG